A window of Burkholderia ubonensis contains these coding sequences:
- a CDS encoding NAD(P)/FAD-dependent oxidoreductase: MSPPLRHIETSPTLPAAADVVVIGGGIIGVFTAYYLARRGVSVALVEKGRIGAEQSSRNWGWCRQQNRDERELPMASKSIDLWERFAAESGEDTGFHRCGLLYLSNDEAELSRWASWGDFAKTAGVTTYMLDSKQAGERGRATGRPWKGGVFSPSDGTADPGKAAPAVAAALMKLGGSVHQHCAARGIELEGGRVGGVVTEAGVIKTRTVVLAGGAWASSFCRQLGVRFPQASIRQSILSVSPVEQRLPDALYTSGVSVTRRGDGRYALAISGRARVDVTPQFLRFAPQFVPMFAKRWRNLLPGGLEGMRGGHETLKRWRLDAPTPMEAVRILDPKPDMRTVTETYRRAVELLPELREATITHAWAGFVDSTPDGVPGIGEVPGVPGLILAAGFSGHGFGIGPGAGHLIADLATGAQPIVDPMPYRPSRFGDSAWGKVADF; encoded by the coding sequence ATGTCCCCTCCGCTGCGCCATATAGAAACTTCGCCCACGCTGCCGGCCGCGGCCGATGTCGTCGTGATCGGCGGCGGAATCATCGGCGTCTTCACTGCGTACTACCTGGCCCGGCGCGGGGTGTCGGTCGCGCTGGTCGAGAAGGGGCGAATCGGGGCCGAGCAGTCGAGCCGCAACTGGGGCTGGTGCCGGCAGCAGAACCGTGACGAGCGTGAATTGCCGATGGCGAGCAAGAGCATCGATCTGTGGGAACGATTCGCCGCCGAATCCGGCGAAGACACGGGCTTTCATCGCTGCGGGCTGCTGTATCTGAGCAATGACGAGGCCGAGCTGTCCCGCTGGGCCAGTTGGGGCGACTTCGCGAAGACCGCGGGCGTGACGACGTACATGCTCGACAGCAAGCAAGCGGGCGAGCGCGGGCGCGCAACCGGGCGGCCGTGGAAAGGCGGCGTTTTCTCGCCGAGCGACGGCACGGCCGATCCGGGCAAGGCCGCGCCGGCCGTGGCAGCCGCACTGATGAAGCTCGGCGGCAGCGTCCACCAGCACTGCGCGGCTCGCGGCATCGAACTCGAGGGCGGGCGCGTCGGCGGCGTCGTCACGGAAGCCGGCGTGATCAAGACCAGGACGGTCGTGCTCGCCGGTGGCGCGTGGGCGTCGTCGTTCTGCCGCCAGCTCGGCGTCCGTTTTCCACAGGCGTCGATCCGCCAGTCGATCCTGAGCGTGTCGCCGGTCGAACAGCGCTTGCCGGATGCGCTGTACACCTCGGGCGTGTCCGTTACGCGCCGCGGCGATGGACGCTACGCACTCGCCATCAGCGGCCGCGCGCGCGTGGACGTGACGCCGCAGTTCCTGCGATTCGCCCCGCAGTTCGTGCCGATGTTCGCGAAGCGCTGGCGCAACCTTCTTCCGGGCGGCCTCGAAGGCATGCGCGGCGGCCACGAAACGCTCAAGCGGTGGCGGCTCGATGCGCCGACCCCGATGGAGGCGGTGCGCATTCTGGATCCGAAGCCCGATATGCGGACGGTCACCGAAACGTACCGCCGTGCCGTCGAACTGCTGCCCGAACTTCGCGAAGCGACGATCACGCACGCATGGGCGGGGTTCGTCGACAGCACGCCGGATGGCGTCCCGGGCATCGGCGAAGTGCCGGGCGTGCCGGGATTGATCCTGGCGGCGGGTTTTTCCGGGCACGGTTTCGGCATTGGCCCGGGCGCCGGTCACTTGATCGCGGATCTTGCCACGGGCGCGCAACCGATCGTGGACCCGATGCCGTATCGGCCGAGCCGGTTCGGCGATTCCGCATGGGGCAAGGTTGCCGATTTCTAG
- a CDS encoding NAD(P)/FAD-dependent oxidoreductase: protein MRFGSYWLDTSEPFASRSPELPDGMCDVAVVGGGITGSAAALALAKKGARVVVCEAGTVGHAASGRNGGMCNNGFAQDYAMLSQRIGAELANRLYQAFDAGVDMVERLVEEESIDCDFVRRGKLKLAAKPAHYDKLVRSQALLAANVDRDTRIVTRAQLRDEIGSSRYHGGLLFEKSAGMHVGRYVRGLANAAQARGAHVVEHAPVLGMKRDAGGAYALRTPLGEIRARQVLLASGISQVGPFGWIRRRIVPVGAFIIVTEPLPRELLDRLLPTRRMVTDTKNFVNFFRVTPDHRMLFGGRARFATSNPRSDEKSGLILRRQMAAVFPELANVRVDYCWGGMVDMTADRLPRAGERDGVYYSMGYSGHGTHMATLMGTLMAEIMDGRADLNPWQRFDWPAIPGHFGKPWFLPFVGAWYRLKDTLQ, encoded by the coding sequence ATGCGTTTCGGTTCCTATTGGCTCGATACGTCCGAGCCCTTCGCGAGCCGCTCGCCTGAGCTGCCGGACGGAATGTGCGACGTGGCGGTCGTGGGCGGCGGGATCACCGGTTCGGCGGCCGCGCTCGCGCTCGCGAAGAAGGGCGCGCGTGTGGTGGTGTGCGAAGCCGGCACCGTCGGGCACGCCGCGTCGGGCCGCAACGGCGGCATGTGCAACAACGGCTTCGCGCAGGACTACGCGATGCTGTCGCAGCGCATCGGCGCCGAGCTGGCGAACCGGCTCTATCAGGCGTTCGACGCGGGCGTCGACATGGTCGAGCGTCTGGTCGAAGAAGAGTCGATCGATTGCGATTTCGTGCGACGCGGCAAGCTCAAGCTCGCGGCGAAGCCCGCGCACTACGACAAGCTCGTGCGCAGCCAGGCGCTGCTCGCCGCGAACGTCGATCGCGACACGCGCATCGTGACCAGGGCGCAGCTGCGCGACGAGATCGGATCGAGCCGCTACCACGGCGGCTTGCTGTTCGAGAAGAGCGCCGGGATGCACGTCGGCCGGTATGTGCGCGGCCTCGCCAACGCCGCGCAGGCGCGCGGCGCGCACGTCGTCGAACATGCGCCGGTGCTCGGGATGAAGCGCGACGCAGGCGGCGCATACGCGCTGCGCACGCCGCTCGGCGAGATCCGCGCGCGTCAGGTGCTGCTCGCGAGCGGGATCTCGCAGGTGGGGCCGTTCGGTTGGATCCGGCGCAGGATCGTGCCGGTCGGCGCGTTCATCATCGTCACCGAGCCGCTGCCGCGCGAACTGCTCGACCGCCTGCTGCCGACCCGCCGGATGGTCACCGACACCAAGAACTTCGTGAATTTCTTCCGCGTGACGCCGGATCACCGGATGCTGTTCGGCGGGCGCGCGCGTTTCGCCACCTCGAACCCGCGTTCGGACGAAAAGAGCGGACTGATCCTGCGCCGTCAGATGGCCGCCGTGTTTCCCGAGCTGGCGAACGTGCGCGTCGACTACTGCTGGGGCGGCATGGTCGACATGACCGCCGACCGGCTGCCGCGCGCCGGCGAGCGCGACGGCGTGTATTACTCGATGGGCTACAGCGGCCACGGCACCCACATGGCCACGCTGATGGGGACGCTGATGGCCGAGATCATGGACGGACGCGCCGATCTCAACCCGTGGCAACGTTTCGACTGGCCGGCGATTCCCGGCCACTTCGGCAAACCGTGGTTTCTGCCGTTCGTCGGCGCATGGTATCGACTCAAGGACACCCTCCAATGA